AACAACTCAAATTAAAAGAACAAGAGCTTACTCAGAAACTAGACACAGCATATAGCAAAATTGGGGACGTCACTTTTGATACCGATGCCAAGACTTTCCAGCTCAAACTATACACTGATTCAGATTTATCAAAGTCGGTTGCTCAAATAGAGACCAATCCCAGTTTAGCAGAAGAAGCGCATTGGTCGAATTTCACTGATTCACTTTTAGAAACCTCGAAGAATATCAAAAAATCTTTTAAAGCTGGATACACTTTTGAACTAATGGGCATCAATGATAGTAACAAAGTGTTGTTTGCGGCAAAAGATGGTACTGAAATCAGCTCTATCACAAAATGAAGAGATGCATACGCATCTCTTCATTTTTTATTTATATCGTCTTTCACCATTCTGCCAACCTAAAAACTGAAAATGATCTGCATCAGGATGATCAGATGAAACGTTCTCATGTGAATCAAGAAGCTGTGAATTAAATATTTGTTCATATTGATCTACAGATACTTTTTTCCGATCAGCTAACTCTTTTTTTGTTTCATTTGCTGGTACATACTTAAAGAAGTTTTCTTGTAACGTTATAGAATACAACTCGGCTTCAGCCCCTGAACCATAGCTAAATATGGCCAACTGCTCTCCTGCAACTAAATCTTGTGCGTAACTCAATAATGACAACAAGCTTAAATACACAGAGCCAGTGTACAAATTTCCTACCTGTCGACTAAACTTTTGACTTGCCTTTAGATTTTTTAATAAACGTCCTTGCGGTATCTCATCAGCTTCATCTATAATTTGATCAAAAGCTTTTTTACCCATTTTGGTATATGGTAGATGAAAAGAAAAACCTGCAAAATCAGCGATTGTCCGACCGGATTGCTCCTTATATCGTTGCCATAGTGTCAAAAACATTTCTTTATAAATGTCTGTTGATAAATGGCCATCTACTATGGCTTCTGTTCTATCGATAGGACGCCAAAAATCTGCGACATCTCGGCTCATATAAACTGAATCAGAATTAATTGTTGCAATGCGTGGGCTTTCTGAAACAATCATGGCAACAGCCCCACCACCTTGGGTCACTTCACCCGGTGTATTTAATCCGTATCTTGCAATATCCGATGCGATAACTAAAACCCTTTTACCAGAATGGTTTGCAACGTAATCTCGAGCCTGCATTAATCCGAATGTTCCCGCATAGCAAGCTTGTTTAATTTCAATTGTTCGCGAAAATTCAGACAAATTAAGCAATTTTTGAACATATAATGCGCTTGATTTTGAATTATCGATACCAGATTCAGTAGCAAAAATAATCAAATCAATCTGCTGACGATCATCATTGTCAATAATTTTTGCAGCCGCGTTAGCACCCATTGTTACGACATCTTCATAATTCGGTATCACAGATTGTTTATCTTGGCCAATACCAATAGTATATTTATTCGGATCTACCCCACGTCGCTGAGCTAATTCTACCAAATCTAATACATATTCAGATGTGTAAAATGATAATTTATCAATTCCAATTGCCATTCTCTGACCTCCTGTTTTATTGTGGTTAAATAGCAAAAAAGAATTAATAAGTTGACGCTCACAATTCACAATATGTTACAGATTATGGTTTTTGTGCCAGCTCATTAATTCAATTTATTATATTACTTATCTACTTAGTAAAGTTCATTTACTTTATTCTGAATACTATCATTATTAATGAATTCATCATACGTCGTATCAACGCGATCAACAACGCCTTTCGGTGACACTTCAACAATATGATTTGCTGTAGTTGCTAAGAACTCATGGTCATGCGAGGTCATAATAATTGAACCCTTGAATGCGATTACCGCATCGTTAAGGGACTGAATTGACTCCAAATCCAAATGATTTGTTGGGTCGTCCATCAATAACACATTAGCCTTGAGCAACATCATCTTCGCCAAAACAATGCGGACTTTTTCGCCACCAGATAACACATTAATTTGTTTCAAGGAATCATCACCACGAAATAGCATTTGCCCGAGCATACCACGTAAACTCGTATTATCTTTTTGCTCTTCTTCCGCAAAATCACGTAACCAATCCAAAATAGTTACATCTTGATTATCGAAGTTATCATTTAAATCTTTAGCAATATATGATTGTGACGTTGTAACACCCCAAGACACCGTGCCCTCATCTGGTGCCATCGTACCTGCTATAATTTGCATCAATGTAGTTGTTGCTAAATCGGAACGTGATAAAATAGCGATTTTATCGTTTGGTCGACCAATAAAAGAAATATTATCTAATACTTTTTCGCCGTCAATTGTTTTTGAAACGTTTTCAACGCGAACCATATCATTCCCGAGCTCACGATTAATGGGAAAATTGATGAATGGGTATTTTCTTGATGAAGGTTTAATATCATCTAAAGTAATCTTATCTAATTGCTTTTTTCGAGCTGTAGCCTGCTTTGATTTTGAAGCATTAGCTGAAAACCGAGCTACGAAATCTTGCAACTGCTTAATTTGTTCTTCCTTCTTAGCATTTTGTTGAGAAGCTAAGCGTTGGGCCAATTCAGACGATTCTCGCCAAAAATCATAGTTTCCAACAAAGGGTGTAATTTTTCCAAAATCAACATCCAAAATATTGGTTGAAACAGCGTTCAAAAAATGACGATCGTGGGAAACAACAATCACTAAGTTTGGAAAATCAGCAAGAAAGTCTTCTAGCCAATTAATCGTCTGTACATCCAATCCGTTGGTTGGCTCGTCCAAAATCAAAATATCTGGATTACCAAACAAAGCTTGCGCAAGCAGAACTTTCACTTTATCATTTTCAGTTAGCTCACCCATCAAGGTATCGTAAACACTATCGCTAATACCCAGCTTGCTCAATAATTGACCAGCTTCAACTTCAGCATTCCAACCATCTAGCTCTTCAAATTCCGCACCCAAATCAGCAACACGCACGCCATCTTCATCGTTAAAATCCGGCTTAGCATAGATAGCGTCCATCTCAGTTTTAACTTCGTACAGTCGCTTATGACCTTGGATCACTGTATCTAAAACCGTAAATTTATCAAATGCAAAGTGATCCTGCTGCAATGATGACATTCTCTCACTATCACCGATTGAAATGGTTCCTTCAGTTGGTTGTAGTTCTCCTTGCAATAACTTCAAAAAGGTAGACTTACCGGCACCATTAGCGCCAATAATGCCATAAGTATTACCGGGTGTTAATTTCAAGTTAACATCTTGATAAATTTTAGGCCCTGAAAAACTAAAACTCATATCTGAAACTGTAATCAATGTAAAATCCTCCAATTAAGTTATGTTAAATAGTATCCCAGAGTTCATCGTTATCTGTATGCTTTAAGCAATAACTATTAAACACAAATGTAAAATATCCTATACCAGTGTAACAGAAAAAGTGCGAAATATCGCACTTTTTCTAGTTATTCATAATACTAATTATACTTTCAAGTTTCCATCAACAGAAACTTGTCCATCACTCTTTGTCTCACTTTTTAAATCACGGAATCCGTTTTCAACTGGAATTTGATTTTCATCCGGATCATCACGTGTATCCCCGAAAAAGGTAAATAAACTTAATACAATGTACATTAGTCCAAAATAAAATCCATACTGATGAGATATCAAATGAAGCAATAATGTTGAAATTCCAGAGAATACTGCAGGCAAGGCAAGTAAAATGAGAGGTGATAGTCCACGCTTGCGCACACTATACCCAAGATATAAAGTATAAAGACCATTAATGATTAGATAAAACCAGATAACCTTATGTAAACCACTCACACTGAGTAACTTACCAATAACTGGTAGTACCAAACCAAGCATAACCGCTGCAAGCCACTGATACCCGTAGTATTTTTTGAATATCTTCAGCATTATCTCACCACCTATAGTTATCTCATTTATTTATTATATTATAACGAATTAATTTAGTTCACGCAACACGCTAATCGCTGACATTGCATAGAGTGGCGCTGTTTCAGCTCTCAATATTCGAGGACCCAATCCAGCTAATTCAAAATTCTGCAATCGTAATTCCTCAATCTCATTTTCTGTTAGACCACCTTCAGGACCAAATACACAGACTAGTTTTTTTCCAGATGGAACAGCAGAAACAGCAGCTATCAGTGCCGCACTTTCGCCATCACGAGCTGATTCTTCCCAAGCAACAAGTCCAGTATTTTTAGGCATTTTGATAGTATCTTGCCACATGGAAAAAATAATTTCTGGAACAACCAACCGATGTGCTTGCTCTGCTGCAGCTTGCGCGATTTTATTAAATCTTTTAATTTTCTTTTCTTGTTGCTTCCGCCAATCAGCAACTGTTCGTTTCATTGAGGTGAAAACGATTGTTTTGACACCAAGTTCTGTTGCTTTTTGGATAAACCAGTCAGAACGATCATTCTTGAGGGGAGACACGACGAGCGTTACATCTATTGGTAACTCAACATTTGAATAATATCGATCAACCACTTTGATATTAATAACCTCGGAATCAATTAAAGTAACTTCTCCAAGACAAATTTCCAAATTATTACTAACAAATTCAGCTTTTGACCCCACTCGAGCTCTCAAAACTTTGCCAAAGTGCTTAAAAATGTCATTTTTAGCTGTTAAGCGAATCGTATCATTAATTGGTTCGTTTAGAAAATAGCGTTGCATTATTTAGAATCCTTTTTTGCAATGAATGCATGCCAGTCACCCATTGTTGTATGTTGAAAAATTTTATATCCTGCTTGTTGTAGTTGTTGTTCAATCGACACTGAAATGGCGTCATAGATTCCAGAAACCAAGAAATAGCCACCTGGCTTCAGACGTGACCACGTCTGTGGAATAAGACGTTCAATAACGTCAGCTAGAATATTAGCAACGATCAAGTCTACAGATTTATCAATAGCAATTGACTCCAGTAAGTCACTAGTTACCACTGTAACATCATTGGCCACTGGGTTTAACGCTAAATTTTCTTTAGCAACATTCACTGCCATCTCGTCAATGTCTGTTGCTAAAATGTCTGCTACACCTAGTTGTTTTGCAGCTACGGATAGTACTCCTGAACCCGTACCGACGTCTATCATGCTTTCTCCACCACGAACGACAGTTTCTAGCGCTTGGATCATTAACCGTGTTGTTTCATGAACTCCTGTTCCAAAAGCTAACTTAGGATCCATAATAATGGGATATTCATCTTCTTGAGCTGCTACAAATTTTTCCCATGAAGGTACGACAGTAATGTGTCTTGTTATGCGGGTGGCATGATAATATTGCTTCCAGTTGTTTTCCCAATCTGATTGTGCAATGCCATTTAATGTAATAGTTGCAGGTGATGCATCAACCCCAAGCGTCACTAAATTATCCAACTGTTCTTTTATCCGACTAACAGTGTTAGGTAAAGATGCATCGTCTTCAAAATAAGCTGTCACTGTTACTGGTGAGATATCATCGACAATCTGCACACCCTCAGCACCGGTTGACATTAATATATCAGCAATTGGTTCAATGCCATCATTGTTCGTCGCAACGTTGAGTGCTTGCCATTTATTGTTCGTCATACTTCACCACTACTTTTCCCATCATGCGACCCGCTTCAACTTCTTTAGTAGCAGCACGAATATTTTCTACAGATAGCCCGTGATAAGTCTTTGACAGTGTCGTCTTGATTTTATTCTCATCAAGTAAACGTGCTACCTGATTAAGTGCATTCCCTTGAGACTGCATATTAACACCATAGTTTCCCTTAGCAAACATGAACACCCAGCTAAACTGTGCGCCAATGTTCTTCAAAGGTCCCATATCAATTGGCTTTGTCGTTTCAACAATTGATGCAATTCGTCCAAATGGCTTAATAACGGCTGTTGCAAGTGGCCAATAATAATCCGTATTTTGTAAAATCGCAATATTGTCAACTTTATCGTGCTGAATCTTTCTCATCTGCTCGTTCAAATCTTGATGGTAGTCTAAGATATAATCAGCCCCAAGTGACTTAACCCAAGTAACAGACTCGGCGCGAGATGCTGTAGTGATAACTGTCATCCCGATATACTTTGCTAATTGAATTAATACGGATCCAACACCACCAGCACCATTCACAATTAAAATTGTGTGCCCCAAGGCACTGTTTTCCTCAAGATCATAACACAATGCTTCATGTAAGATTTCGTAAGCTGTAATTGATGTTAACGGCATAGCCGCAATTTCTTCATCACTTAATGAGGTGGGGGCATGGCCGACCAACGCTTCATGAACAACTTGAAGCTCAGCGTTAGAACCGGGTTTCAATTGTGCTCCAGCGTAGTAAACTTTATCACCAACACTGAAATGTTGAACATTTTGACCAACTTCTACAACCACACCGACTGCATCAAAACCCAAAATACGAAAAACACCACTATGAGCATAATTGGCTCTCATTTTTGTATCCACCGGATTGACAGAACTGGCCAAAACTTTAACTAGTAATTCATCTTTATCCGGTTGTGGTCGGGGAATAACTTTTTCCACAAAAGCATCCGGTTGATCAATTGATAGAGGCCGTTCAAATCCAATGGCACGCATTTTATGACTTTGACCAAATGGCCAAATATTTTTTATTTTATCTAATAAATTCATTCTGATAACCCACTATTTAAAATATTATTCAGCGTTTGTTTTGATACTTGATAAACTGGTTTAAAGTTTTCATGAGTATACAACATTGTTATTGTCATATTTCTCGTCGCTGAGGTTGGCATGTCATCATTCAAAACACTTTGCCAGTTTTCAGCGATCATAGCATACTCAACTAAGCGCAACTGTTCAGCAGATAATTTGCTTGCCTCATTAGATTTTTTTTGTAATTGTTTTTCAACATAACTTTGAACTTTTTTCTGGCCGGCAGGCAAATCAATAGGTGTTACTTGATATTGAACCTTTGCGTTATGGTATCGATCATACCTTATTCTTGTGATTTTATAGTTACGATCGCGTTGTAAGGTCGTTACATATCGTTGCGATAAATCACTTATGACTGGTTTCTTTTGATACTTATGACCATCAAAAGTAACCGAATTTGCCACTTTGGCGCTGCTCTTCCACGCTTTGCCAACGCTAGTAGCAATTTCTGTTTGCCACGCTGTATTTGTTAAATGCACAACCTGTTCGGTGCGTTTGTCATCAGAATGGCCTGTCAAGCCAAATTGTAACGCAATCGCTGCATCTTTTTGAAGAGTTTTCACACGGGTCTCTTGCGAGATACCATCAAAATTAAAAACAACTCTGGCAACTGTCAGAATAACCACTAACAACATAACTACTACTGAACAAACTGTTAAAATCTTAACCTTACGATTTGTTGGTTTTGACTGTTCGGATAAATTGCGTGCTAATCTAGAACGCTTTGTGTTAGTTTCCTCGGGCATATTGGGCATCGTCCTCCGTTTTAAGCACAGCCATGAAAGCTTCTTGCGGTACCTCGACTGAACCAACAGATTTCATACGTGCCTTACCCCTTTTCTGCTTGTCGAGCAACTTTGCACGACGATCAGGATCACCTGTATGAATTTTAGCCGTAACATCCTTACGATAAGCTTTAATGTTTGTACGAGCTAATATTTTAGCGCCAATAGCTGCTTGCACTGGAATTTCAAAGTTTTGACGTGGAATGATCTCTTTTAGTTTAGAAGTAATAATCCGTCCTCGTTCTACAGCAAAGTCACGATGAACAATGAAACTCAGGGCATCGACCTTCTCACTATTTAAAAGAATATCTATTTTGACCAAGTCGGATTGTCTGTAGGATGATAACTCATAGTCAAGTGAAGCGTAACCACGCGTGCTAGATTTTAGTTTATCAAAGAAATTGAAAATAATTTCGGACAAAGGCATGTAATACTTGACATTGACACGCGTGTTATCCAAATATTCCATTGTGTCAAATTCGCCACGTTTGCGTTGCGCAAGTTCCATAACAGCACCAACGTAATCATTAGGCACCATAATTTGGGCATGCACATAAGGCTCCTCAATGTATTTCACTTTGGATGTGTCTGGCATTTCTGATGGGTTTTCAATCTCAATCGTTTCCTCATCATTAGTTACCACTCGATAAGTAACAGACGGAGCAGTTGTCACCAAGTCCAAATCAAACTCGCGCTCCAGCCGCTCCTGAATGACATCCATGTGGAGCAAACCCAAAAAGCCAACTCGATACCCAAAGCCTAGTGCTTGTGAAGTTTCTGGTTCAAACGTTAGCGCAGCGTCATTGAGCTGTAGTTTTTCCAAAGCTTCCCGTAAATCCGTGTACTTAGCGTTGTCTGAAGGATATAGACCAGAATAAACCATAGGTGTCATCGGTTGATATCCGGATAATGGTTCACTGGCTGGATTATTTACTAGGGTAATTGTATCACCAGAATGTGTCGTATGAATGTCCTTAATAGCTGCTGTTAAGTAACCAACATCCCCCGCCATCAAGTAATCACGCTTCTGAGCATTTGGAGACATCACACCAACTTCCGTGACCTCATATTCCGCACCAGTGTTCATCATACGAACCTTATCACCAGGCTTTACAATGCCTTCTCGTACACGCATGTTAACAACCACACCACGATAAGCATCGTAGGCTGAATCAAAAATCAAAGCACGTAGTGGTGCATCGATATCTCCTTGTGGTGCAGGTAAATCGGTAACAATTTTTTCCAGCAGTTCTGGAATACCAATACCTTGTTTAGCTGACGCTAACACTGCCTCTGAAGCATCAATGCCAATAACATCCTCAATTTCCGTACGAACCTTTTCGGCATCTGCCGCCGGTAAATCAATTTTGTTAATTACAGGTAGAATTTCCAAGTCATTATCTAGGGCCAAATAAACGTTAGCTAACGTTTGTGCTTCAACGCCTTGAGAAGCATCAACAACAAGTATAGCCCCTTCAGCAGCTGCCAATGCCCGTGACACCTCATAAGAGAAATCAACGTGCCCTGGTGTGTCAATCAAATGAAAAATGTAGGTCTCTCCATCTTTAGCATCGTAATGAACTTCGACCGCATTTAGTTTAATCGTAATTCCACGTTCACGTTCTAAATCCATCGTATCCAGTAACTGATTCTGCATGTCACGTTCAGCGACAGTATGTGTCTGTTCCAGGATACGATCAGCGATGGTTGATTTTCCATGGTCAATGTGTGCAACAATTGAAAAATTACGTATGTGCTTTTGTCGTTCTTTAAGTTCATTCAAATTTAATTCTGTCATAATTGGCATTTTTTTCTTTCAGTTTTCTATCTATTTAATTTTACCATAAAGCCTCACGTTACTTTTCGAAAATGATACCGCTATTTTAGCAAAATAAAAAAGCTAGGCTATTGCCAAGCTTTTAACTTTCATGAAAATTTAACGACGTGTGGTCCTTTTTCTTTCAACCCTGCAGACAGTATCTTCATCACGGTAATCATGTTTTCATCGGAAACAAGTTTTGGCATACCTTTGACCAATGTGTTATAAACAGAATCATAAACTCTGCCATAATCACCCTGAATACTAGGTATGTATTTATCAATGCGATCACCACTCTGATTGTAGTATACCAAGTGCCCATAGTTTTGTGGCGTGTCAACGCCAAAACGTGCGTCTCCAGGCATAATACCAGTTTTAAGGTCATTTTCCTGCTCATCAACCTCATACTTAATAAATGTGCCTTGTGTTCCACGCAACTGCCATTTTGGATATTGGATTGTTGCTAATTCTGTGGTTTGAATTGTTGCTTTAAAAGCTTGTGGATAAAAAAGGTTAACCTCAATTTGGTCGTCTACAGGACTGTTCAGTAATCGAGTAGAACGTATGTCGTAGGTTGCTGAATTCGGTGCACCAAAGAGACTCACAATTTGATCTACCAAGTGAACCCCATGACCGAACAGCGATCCGTCGATTTCATTACCATTCAATTGTCCGTCATTAGGTCGATAATGGTCCATATGAACCTCAAGATCAACTAAACGACCGAGGTACCCATTTTGAATAACCCGTTGAACTGTCAAAAAGTCACTATCAAATCGCCTACTTTGAAATGGCATCAAAAATAACTTTTTATCATAAGCAATATTGACCAGATCACGAGCCTCAATATCACTAGCAGCCATTGGCTTGTCAACCATAACATTTTTTCCAGCCAGTAGTAGTCGTTTTGTCACCTGATAATGACTAGCTGAAGGCGTTACAACAACCACTAGATCGATGGTTTCATCTTCAATAATGTCATCAATATCTGTTGAAAATACAGTACCAGTAGCTTCTAACTCAGATTGCTCTGCTGGTCTTTTCCCAAGTGTAGGTGTTACTACACGGCTCACGTGAAACTTATCTTGCCGTAACTTTAAATAAGGTAAATGATAACGATTTGTGCTTTTTCCAAAACCAACATAAGCAATATTCAACATAATGACCTCCTACTTTCTAGTGACGACCTATTATTTAATCATTTTACTTAATAACAATTTGTTCTAAATCACCCAATTCACTAATTAAGCGATGAATTACATTCAGTTGTGCATAGCGATTGTTTTTAACAGCTACATTCTCGGCGTTAACCATTGTAGCTTCAAAATAAGTTGAAATAGGAGATTGCAATCCAGCTAATGCTGAATAAACCTCGTCAGCACCTTCTTTTACTAAGTGGCTCAAGTTCAGTGCATACGTTGCCTGGTACAATTCTTTTTCAGCATCATTTTCAAATAAAGATGGATCCACGTTGTCATTAGTTAGCTGCTTAACTGCCAAGCGATCGACACGTGTCAATGCTTCAATCACATCACGGAAATTATCATCTTTACTGTGAGCAGAAAGTACATTAATACGATCCATGAGGTAAACAACGTCAGTATTTCCTGAACGACTAACGCCTGCAGATACCAAATCTTGGCGAATACCATCATCCAATGTTAACTTACGCACGCGATCTAAGATAAATTCCAGTACAGCTGTGATATCAGCCGCAGCAACTTCTCCTTGTGATTGGGCAAACTGAGTTAATATCGGTTTCAAAGCAACATGCCAATTTTTCCCCTGTAATGTTCTTACAATACCTGTTGCTGCGCGACGTAGTCCATAAGGATCATTTGAACCGCTTGGTGTTAAGTCAGCTGCAAAGAAAGTTACAATAGCATCTAGTTTATCGGCAACTGCTAGTACAGCACCAATATCTGACTCAGCAATTTTTCCTGTTGCTGAAGTCGGCATATAGTGCTCTTTAATTGCTGCAGCCACAGCGGGATTCTCACCAAATAATTTAGCATAGTGTTCACCCATAATACCTTGCAATTCATCAAACTCACCAACCATACCGGTCATTAAGTCGAATTTATAGATTTCTGCTGCACGGCCCACGTTAGACAATTGTTGTTCATCAAAATTCAGTGATTGCGCTAATGTATGTGCCAAAACGCCAGTTCGCTGCATATGTTCATAAACAGTACCAATTTTTTCGTGGAAAACCAGTTTTTTGACCTTTTCCATGTAGTCAGCGATTGTTTTAGTTTGGTCTTCTTTGTAAAAGAATTCTGCATCTTCAAGACGAGCAACCAGAACTTTTTCATTACCAGCAATAACATTATCCAAATGCTCTTGGTTCCCATTACGTACTGATAAGAAATGTGGCAATAATTCCCCGTCATGATTAGTAACAAAGAAGAAACGTTGATGTTCGCGCATTGATGTGATTAATACTTCATCAGGAATTTCCAAATATTTTTTATCAAAAGTACCAGCAAATGCCGTTGGCCATTCGACAATATTATTAACTTCTTCCAGCAAGTCCTGTGCTGCACTAGTGTCTAATTCTAATGACCAATTGTTTTGTTTAGCAATTGCCGTCAGTTGAGAACGGATTGCATTTTTTCGTGCCTCAGCGTCAACTATAACACTTGCTGATTCGAGTGTACTTACATAATCGTCAGCAGAAGGAATTTCAACATGTTCATTTGACAAAAAGCGGTGTCCTCTTGTAACACGACTAGTCTGAACATCTAATACATGAAAATCAACTACTTTCTTACCAAACAAGGCGACAAGCCAGCGAATTGGTCGTACGTACAAGAAAGCATTATTTGCCCACTTCATGTACGTTGAGAACTTCATCTCTGAAACCACCTCGTCACCAATCTTGACCAAGATATCCTTGGCAGGAACGCCTTCAGTATGCTTTGTTAACCACACATAGCCATCTCTTGTTTCAAAGTCATCTGGTGTTGCGACTTGACCACGTGCAAATCCCATTGCTGCCTTAGTCCACTCACCATTGGCATCTTTTGCTCTTTCAATTGACGGACCACGCTTTTCTTCACTCAAACTTTCTGATTTTTCCGCTACATCGGTTAATTCAACAGCCAACCGACGTGGGGTTGAATAAGGCTTGATGGCACCAACAGGCAATCGATGCTCAGCTAAAAAGTTTTTTGTTCTTTCAATTAATTGATTTTCTGAACTTGTGACCAAATGTGCTGGCACTTCTTCAAGACCAATTTCTAATAAAAATGTTGACATGAGTTATTCTCCAATATTGATTTTATCTCTGTTACTATCAGGCATTTTCTTTGGTGTACTTACCGTTTTTACCAAGATACTTATCACGTAATGTCTGATCTTTTAGCAAAGGAAAACCAAGCTTAGCACGTTCTTCAATAAATACTTTTGATACTTTGCGAGCCATTGTACGAATACGATGTAAGTAACCAGCACGTTCCGTGACCGAAACTGTACCACGTGCATCTAACAGATTAAATGTATGTGATGATTTCAAAATATAGTCATAAGCCGGATGTACCAAGCCCAAATCCAACAAACGAGTTGCTTCTGCTTCAAATTCTTCAAAGTGGCGCAACAACATATCTTGGTTAGATTCTTCAAAAGCGTATTTTGAATGTTCGTATTCTGGTTCTTTGAAAATATCACCGTACAACACACCATTACCCCATTCAAGATCGTAAACCGTTGGTACATCTTGAATGTATGATGCTAATCGTTCT
The Leuconostoc suionicum genome window above contains:
- a CDS encoding hydroxymethylglutaryl-CoA synthase gives rise to the protein MAIGIDKLSFYTSEYVLDLVELAQRRGVDPNKYTIGIGQDKQSVIPNYEDVVTMGANAAAKIIDNDDRQQIDLIIFATESGIDNSKSSALYVQKLLNLSEFSRTIEIKQACYAGTFGLMQARDYVANHSGKRVLVIASDIARYGLNTPGEVTQGGGAVAMIVSESPRIATINSDSVYMSRDVADFWRPIDRTEAIVDGHLSTDIYKEMFLTLWQRYKEQSGRTIADFAGFSFHLPYTKMGKKAFDQIIDEADEIPQGRLLKNLKASQKFSRQVGNLYTGSVYLSLLSLLSYAQDLVAGEQLAIFSYGSGAEAELYSITLQENFFKYVPANETKKELADRKKVSVDQYEQIFNSQLLDSHENVSSDHPDADHFQFLGWQNGERRYK
- a CDS encoding ABC-F family ATP-binding cassette domain-containing protein, translating into MITVSDMSFSFSGPKIYQDVNLKLTPGNTYGIIGANGAGKSTFLKLLQGELQPTEGTISIGDSERMSSLQQDHFAFDKFTVLDTVIQGHKRLYEVKTEMDAIYAKPDFNDEDGVRVADLGAEFEELDGWNAEVEAGQLLSKLGISDSVYDTLMGELTENDKVKVLLAQALFGNPDILILDEPTNGLDVQTINWLEDFLADFPNLVIVVSHDRHFLNAVSTNILDVDFGKITPFVGNYDFWRESSELAQRLASQQNAKKEEQIKQLQDFVARFSANASKSKQATARKKQLDKITLDDIKPSSRKYPFINFPINRELGNDMVRVENVSKTIDGEKVLDNISFIGRPNDKIAILSRSDLATTTLMQIIAGTMAPDEGTVSWGVTTSQSYIAKDLNDNFDNQDVTILDWLRDFAEEEQKDNTSLRGMLGQMLFRGDDSLKQINVLSGGEKVRIVLAKMMLLKANVLLMDDPTNHLDLESIQSLNDAVIAFKGSIIMTSHDHEFLATTANHIVEVSPKGVVDRVDTTYDEFINNDSIQNKVNELY
- a CDS encoding RsmE family RNA methyltransferase, which produces MQRYFLNEPINDTIRLTAKNDIFKHFGKVLRARVGSKAEFVSNNLEICLGEVTLIDSEVINIKVVDRYYSNVELPIDVTLVVSPLKNDRSDWFIQKATELGVKTIVFTSMKRTVADWRKQQEKKIKRFNKIAQAAAEQAHRLVVPEIIFSMWQDTIKMPKNTGLVAWEESARDGESAALIAAVSAVPSGKKLVCVFGPEGGLTENEIEELRLQNFELAGLGPRILRAETAPLYAMSAISVLRELN
- the prmA gene encoding 50S ribosomal protein L11 methyltransferase translates to MTNNKWQALNVATNNDGIEPIADILMSTGAEGVQIVDDISPVTVTAYFEDDASLPNTVSRIKEQLDNLVTLGVDASPATITLNGIAQSDWENNWKQYYHATRITRHITVVPSWEKFVAAQEDEYPIIMDPKLAFGTGVHETTRLMIQALETVVRGGESMIDVGTGSGVLSVAAKQLGVADILATDIDEMAVNVAKENLALNPVANDVTVVTSDLLESIAIDKSVDLIVANILADVIERLIPQTWSRLKPGGYFLVSGIYDAISVSIEQQLQQAGYKIFQHTTMGDWHAFIAKKDSK
- a CDS encoding zinc-binding alcohol dehydrogenase family protein, with amino-acid sequence MNLLDKIKNIWPFGQSHKMRAIGFERPLSIDQPDAFVEKVIPRPQPDKDELLVKVLASSVNPVDTKMRANYAHSGVFRILGFDAVGVVVEVGQNVQHFSVGDKVYYAGAQLKPGSNAELQVVHEALVGHAPTSLSDEEIAAMPLTSITAYEILHEALCYDLEENSALGHTILIVNGAGGVGSVLIQLAKYIGMTVITTASRAESVTWVKSLGADYILDYHQDLNEQMRKIQHDKVDNIAILQNTDYYWPLATAVIKPFGRIASIVETTKPIDMGPLKNIGAQFSWVFMFAKGNYGVNMQSQGNALNQVARLLDENKIKTTLSKTYHGLSVENIRAATKEVEAGRMMGKVVVKYDEQ
- a CDS encoding GTP-binding protein, whose product is MPEETNTKRSRLARNLSEQSKPTNRKVKILTVCSVVVMLLVVILTVARVVFNFDGISQETRVKTLQKDAAIALQFGLTGHSDDKRTEQVVHLTNTAWQTEIATSVGKAWKSSAKVANSVTFDGHKYQKKPVISDLSQRYVTTLQRDRNYKITRIRYDRYHNAKVQYQVTPIDLPAGQKKVQSYVEKQLQKKSNEASKLSAEQLRLVEYAMIAENWQSVLNDDMPTSATRNMTITMLYTHENFKPVYQVSKQTLNNILNSGLSE